A single genomic interval of Pseudochaenichthys georgianus chromosome 3, fPseGeo1.2, whole genome shotgun sequence harbors:
- the LOC117441717 gene encoding uncharacterized protein: MDELLPEHLVHFLSSVVTGTLDEEKCEKTQRLVYSITQDVCRAATNSKWKLPKHILLCATLRHLYRRKQLTTILSRLGHSETYYFSMELETAMAKAFDEMSTNLTPQIITGEGNTVFHSEWDNLNRITTNVHGSNVVNSAGGIMIQEVKESHVSTKKRTLPLYDRSSKMRNLKITPPETLPELAFKRVDPKFPKNANFTPPAENQVTYDASMLQYNTHLLIRWLSSLGKQQVPGFGGFISSTGKVPPRKSTIDFYTPINQPITDNAVVYELRKRSEAATEEVGQPYTINTFDLGVVMKACPIVWKYEEEFSKHVNLIGKFHTSMNYMGRLTGRKCLGAGYAEILIEAGLANSG, from the exons ATGGATGAACTGCTCCCAGAGCATCTTGTACACTTTCTGAGCTCAGTGGTGACTGGGACACTTGATGAAGAAAAGTGTGAGAAGACGCAGAGGCTGGTCTATTCGATTACACAAGATGTGTGTCGAGCAGCAACTAACAGCAAGTGGAAACTCCCAAAGCACATCCTCCTGTGTGCCACACTTCGGCACCTCTATCGAAGAAAACAG CTCACAACCATCCTTTCACGACTAGGACACTCGGAGACATATTACTTCAGTATGGAACTTGAGACAGCCATGGCCAAGGCTTTTGATGAAATGTCCACCAACCTGACCCCTCAAATCATCACTGGCGAGGGAAACACTGTTTTTCACAGCGAGTGGGACAACCTGAACAGAATCACTACCAATGTTCATGGTTCAAATGTGGTAAACAGTGCCGGGGGAATCATGATTCAAGAAGTGAAGGAGAGCCATGTGAGTACCAAGAAAAGGACCCTTCCTCTCTATGACAGGTCATCCAAGATGAGAAACCTTAAGATCACGCCTCCCGAGACGCTGCCAGAGCTGGCATTCAAAAGAGTTGACCCCAAATTCCCCAAGAATGCCAACTTTACccctcctgctgagaaccaagtGACATATGATGCCTCAATGTTGCAGTACAACACCCACCTCCTCATCAGATGGTTGAGCAGCCTGGGCAAGCAGCAAGTGCCTGGATTTGGTGGTTTTATTTCAAGCACAGGGAAAGTGCCTCCTAGGAAATCTACCATCGACTTTTACACCCCCATCAACCAGCCCATTACAGACAACGCAGTAGTGTATGAGCTACGCAAGAGATCCGAGGCAGCAACTGAGGAGGTTGGACAGCCATACACCATCAACACGTTTGACCTGGGAGTCGTCATGAAAGCCTGTCCTATAGTATGGAAGTACGAGGAGGAATTCAGTAAGCATGTGAACCTCATTGGCAAGTTCCACACATCCATGAATTACATGGGCAGACTCACTGGGCGCAAGTGTCTTGGAGCTGGCTACGCCGAGATCCTCATAGAAGCTGGCCTCGCAAACAGTGGTTGA
- the tcf25 gene encoding ribosome quality control complex subunit TCF25: MSTRALRRLKGKQRGQEALDAGDLTLDDSPEELLDTASGSPQSDSKGRKAKKNKAQKNFSNIYELIGDADNEAEIISPDEEEDKPDENKTSGTEKKVDIEKPDEKQENASTKSSGDRVKKKKKKKKTKVTEGQEAVLDDNIDLILENLEQSNGLGLQNEDCGGSDRRSVLHVEHRNLNSETELKRYFGARAVQGDQRPRQRNRQFHRSTWMTIPKDSWPRFSRPGISMTLLQSKDGIQYFTFEHGRDYQQVQFKFLDAVESMDPNNIVALLQLNPYHIDSLLQLSDVCRIQEDQEMARDLIERAMYSFECAFHPLFSLTSSTSRLDYLRTENRAFYLALYKHMMFLEKRGCPRTALEYCKLILSLDPDSDPLCMLLLIDFLTLRSREYHSLLQLHQEWEEHRNLSQLPNFAFSTALCHFHLSQLEDVDPEESEKERHKADQLLQDALIMFPGVLIPLLDLCTVQPDAAVSSHVFFGPKSQLGQPPALAELTSLYVGRTHSLWREAAVMLWLEESVKEVLRRVDAKDPLVEECQNKRKQRYQSAPRNIHRHVLLSEIKEATSSLPLEVTSQPVMGFDPLPPLDSVMSYTRPERQHVGATNESTLSLFFRSLLPNFNLQGGPRPEDELEVARAGQELNQEVNRLMVAMRDMLANIRFQEPPRDENPYRDEEEWD; the protein is encoded by the exons ATGTCTACCCGGGCTCTGCGAAGGCTCAAAGGGAAGCAGCGGGGCCAGGAGGCCCTGGACGCCGGGGACCTCACTTTAGATGACAGCCCGGAGGAGCTGCTGGACACGGCTAGTGGTTCCCCCCAGTCTGATAGCAAAGGCAGAAAGGCAAAGAAAAACAAGGCTCAGAAAAACTTCAGCAATATTTATGAATTG ATAGGTGATGCAGACAACGAGGCAGAGATAATCTCACCTGATGAAGAAGAAGATAAACCAgatgaaaataaaacaagtgGAACAGAAAAAAAGGTTGACATTGAGAAACCAGATGAAAAGCAAGAGAATGCATCTACAAAG TCGTCTGGAGACAGAgttaaaaagaagaagaaaaagaagaagactaaAGTGACAGAAGGACAG GAGGCTGTACTAGACGATAACATTGATTTAATACTGGAGAATCTGGAGCAGTCCAATGGACTGGGTTTGCAAAATGAAGATTGTGGAGGCTCCGACAGAAGATCTGTgctacatgtggagcacag GAACCTCAACTCAGAGACGGAGCTGAAGAGATATTTTGGGGCTCGAGCTGTTCAGGGGGATCAAAG ACCTCGACAGAGAAACAGACAGTTTCACCGTAGCACCTGGATGACCATTCCTAAGGACAGCTGGCCTCGCTTCAGCCGCCCAG GAATCTCAATGACCCTACTGCAGTCAAAGGATGGCATTCAGTACTTTACCTTTGAGCACGGTCGGGACTACCAACAAGTACAGTTCAAGTTCCTGGATGCTGTCGAGTCCATGGATCCCaacaacattgtg GCCTTGCTGCAGTTGAACCCGTACCACATTGATTCTTTGTTGCAGCTCTCTGATGTCTGCCGCATTCAGGAGGATCAGGAGATGGCCAGGGACCTCATTG AGAGGGCCATGTACAGCTTTGAGTGCGCCTTTCATCCTTTATTCAGTCTGACGTCAAGCACCAGCAGGCTGGATTATCTGCGAACAGAGAACAG GGCTTTTTATCTGGCTCTTTATAAGCACATGATGTTCCTGGAGAAGAGAGGCTGCCCACGCACGGCTCTGGAGTACTGCAAACTCATCCTGAG CTTGGACCCAGACTCTGACCCACTTTGCATGCTGCTGCTGATtgatttcctgacgctgcgctCCAGAGAGTACCATTCTCTGCTTCAGCTACATCAGGAGTGGGAG GAGCACAGAAATCTGTCTCAGCTTCCAAACTTTGCATTCTCCACTGCACTTTGCCATTTCCATCTCAGTCAGCTGGAAGATGTGGATCCTGAAGAAAGTGAGAAAGAAAGACACAAAGCCGACCAGCTGCTGCAGGACGCTCTCATCATGTTTCCTGGAG TCCTGATTCCTCTCCTGGATCTGTGTACTGTGCAGCCAGATGCCGCGGTCAGCTCACATGTCTTCTTTGGCCCAAAGAGCCAGTTGGG GCAGCCCCCGGCCCTGGCTGAACTGACTTCTCTGTATGTCGGGAGGACGCACAGCCTCTGGAGGGAGGCAGCGGTGATGCTGTGGCTGGAAGAGTCTGTGAAGGAGGTGCTGCGTCGAGTTGATGCCAAAGACCCTTTGGTGGAGGAGTGCCAAAACAA GAGGAAGCAGAGGTACCAGAGTGCACCAAGGAACATCCATCGTCACGTCCTTCTCTCTGAGATCAAAGAAGCCACCTCAAGTCTTCCTCTA GAGGTGACCAGTCAGCCTGTGATGGGCTTTGACCCTCTGCCTCCGCTGGACTCTGTGATGTCGTACACTCGACCAGAGAG GCAGCACGTTGGTGCCACAAACGAGAGCACCTTGTCCCTGTTTTTCCGGTCTTTGTTGCCAAACTTCAACCTTCAG GGTGGGCCGAGGCCTGAGGATGAGTTGGAAGTGGCTCGCGCCGGACAGGAGCTGAACCAGGAAGTGAATCGTCTGATGGTGGCAATGAGAGACATGCTGGCAAACATCAGGTTTCAAGAGCCGCCGAGAGACGAAAATCCCTACAGAGATGAGGAGGAGTGGGACTGA
- the mc1r gene encoding melanocyte-stimulating hormone receptor, whose translation MEMSNRSHNIPSILHVDFGPQSDFLEYNETNSTAGERNYLGCVQIRIPQELFLALGLISLVENILVVLAIIKNRNLHSPMYYFICCLAVSDMLVSVSNVVETIFMLLNDHGLMDVHPGMLRHLDNIIDVMICSSVVSSLSFLCTIAADRYITIFYALRYHSIMTTQRAIAIIAVVWLASITSSILFIVYHTDNAVIVCLVTFFCITLVFNAVLYLHMFVLAHIHSRRIVAFNKSRRQSTSMKGAITLTILLGVFIVCWGPFFLHLILILTCPASPFCNCFFRNFNLFLILIICNSLIDPLIYAYRSLELRKTLRELVLCSWCFGV comes from the coding sequence ATGGAAATGAGCAACAGGTCACATAATATCCCCTCCATCCTCCACGTGGACTTCGGCCCGCAAAGTGACTTTTTGGAGTATAACGAAACTAACTCCACCGCAGGAGAGCGAAACTATTTGGGCTGCGTGCAGATCCGCATTCCTCAGGAGCTCTTCCTCGCGCTGGGGCTCATCAGCCTAGTGGAGAATATCCTGGTGGTCCTGGCCATCATCAAGAACCGCAACCTGCACTCACCCATGTACTACTTCATCTGCTGCCTCGCCGTGTCCGACATGCTGGTGAGTGTGAGCAACGTGGTGGAGACCATCTTCATGCTTCTCAACGACCACGGCCTGATGGACGTGCACCCTGGCATGCTGCGCCACCTGGACAACATCATCGACGTGATGATCTGCAGCTCCGTGGTGTCCTCGCTCTCCTTTTTGTGCACCATCGCCGCGGATCGCTACATCACCATATTTTACGCGCTGCGTTACCACAGTATCATGACCACGCAGCGCGCCATCGCCATCATCGCGGTGGTGTGGCTGGCCAGCATCACCTCCAGCATCCTCTTCATCGTGTACCACACCGACAACGCTGTCATCGTGTGCCTCGTGACCTTCTTCTGCATCACTCTGGTGTTTAACGCGGTGTTGTACCTGCACATGTTTGTCCTGGCTCACATTCATTCCCGGCGCATTGTGGCTTTCAACAAAAGCAGACGCCAATCTACGAGCATGAAGGGAGCGATTACCCTCACAATCCTGCTCGGGGTCTTCATTGTATGTTGGGGCCCCTTCTTTCTCCATCTAATCCTCATCCTCACCTGCCCAGCCAGCCCCTTCTGCAACTGCTTCTTCcgaaactttaatcttttcctcatcctcatcatctGCAACTCGCTCATCGACCCTCTCATCTACGCCTACCGGAGTCTGGAGCTGCGTAAAACCCTGCGGGAGCTGGTTCTGTGTTCCTGGTGTTTTGGTGTTTGA